Proteins co-encoded in one Cupriavidus metallidurans CH34 genomic window:
- a CDS encoding SDR family NAD(P)-dependent oxidoreductase: MSKLTNKVAIVSGSGRGIGREIALKLASEGAAVVVNDLDAEPAEAVVREITTMGGRAVACVGSVTEADFGTRFVGTALQTFGGLDIIVNNAGYTWDNVIQKMTDDQWSAIMDVHVTAPFRILRAAADYFRETSKQEAEQGREVFRKVVNISSASGVIGNAGQANYSAGKAAINGLTKALAKEWGRYKVNVNSVAFGLIKTRLTEAVAGEGHATIDIAGNEIKVGVNPQLMKNIEATIPLGRGGTPAEAAGSVYLLCIPESNYITGQVLVVGGGRP; this comes from the coding sequence ATGAGCAAACTGACCAACAAGGTAGCGATCGTATCGGGCTCCGGCCGGGGCATCGGCCGCGAGATCGCGCTGAAGCTGGCAAGCGAAGGGGCGGCGGTTGTCGTCAACGATCTTGACGCGGAACCGGCCGAGGCCGTGGTCCGCGAGATCACCACGATGGGCGGCCGGGCCGTAGCCTGCGTGGGCAGCGTGACCGAGGCCGACTTCGGCACGCGCTTCGTGGGTACCGCATTGCAGACTTTTGGCGGGCTCGACATCATCGTCAACAACGCCGGCTATACGTGGGACAACGTGATCCAGAAAATGACCGACGACCAGTGGTCGGCCATCATGGATGTGCACGTCACTGCGCCGTTCCGCATTCTGCGCGCTGCGGCGGACTACTTCCGCGAGACCTCGAAGCAGGAAGCCGAGCAAGGCCGCGAAGTATTCCGCAAGGTGGTGAACATCTCCTCGGCCTCGGGCGTGATAGGCAATGCCGGCCAAGCCAACTATTCGGCGGGCAAGGCTGCCATCAACGGCCTGACCAAGGCGCTGGCCAAGGAGTGGGGACGCTACAAGGTCAACGTCAACAGCGTCGCGTTCGGCCTGATCAAGACGCGCCTGACCGAGGCCGTAGCAGGCGAAGGCCATGCCACCATCGACATCGCTGGCAATGAAATCAAGGTGGGCGTGAATCCGCAGCTCATGAAGAACATCGAGGCCACGATTCCGCTGGGCCGTGGCGGCACGCCCGCCGAAGCCGCCGGCTCCGTCTACCTGCTTTGCATTCCGGAATCCAACTACATCACGGGTCAGGTGCTTGTGGTGGGTGGCGGCCGTCCCTGA